A region from the Geobacter benzoatilyticus genome encodes:
- a CDS encoding DUF3793 family protein translates to MGQAYPVWQQGGGRLAWQDVAGRFDDPRECLASFLALETAEVIAGEKPANLLGIANRRRPCGRNLYALWKEWGEEVLAESGLAVRELADRGDSVLLLIYRPEALGELVLRPSATAVLARAGYGDVSNLDSVLGELASRMEGESFPHEIGVFLGYPLKDVAAFMGLVRIPFACQGPWKIFGDPRESLRLAEVFRCCRARMAAHLVGCASAQECLLAGKKLFCLQ, encoded by the coding sequence ATGGGACAGGCATATCCGGTTTGGCAGCAGGGGGGCGGACGCTTGGCGTGGCAGGATGTGGCGGGGCGTTTCGACGACCCCCGGGAGTGCTTGGCGTCGTTCCTGGCTCTGGAGACGGCTGAGGTCATCGCCGGCGAAAAGCCGGCGAACCTACTCGGCATCGCCAACCGGCGCCGTCCCTGTGGCCGCAATCTTTATGCTCTCTGGAAAGAGTGGGGCGAGGAGGTCCTGGCGGAGAGCGGCCTTGCCGTGCGGGAACTGGCCGACCGGGGGGATTCGGTCCTCCTCCTTATCTACCGCCCCGAGGCCCTTGGGGAACTCGTGCTGCGGCCAAGTGCCACGGCGGTTCTGGCGCGGGCCGGGTATGGCGACGTGTCGAACTTGGACAGCGTGCTCGGCGAACTGGCCTCGCGCATGGAGGGGGAATCGTTTCCCCACGAGATCGGAGTCTTTCTCGGCTATCCCCTCAAGGACGTGGCGGCCTTCATGGGGCTGGTACGGATTCCTTTTGCCTGCCAGGGGCCGTGGAAGATCTTCGGCGATCCCCGGGAGAGCCTCCGCCTTGCGGAGGTGTTCCGCTGCTGCCGGGCCCGTATGGCAGCGCACCTGGTGGGGTGTGCGTCGGCCCAGGAGTGCCTGTTGGCAGGGAAAAAACTTTTTTGTCTCCAATAA